The window CAGAATGGCAGTCTTGGCTCCAAACTGTTGTGTTTTCGGTAGCCGTGGTCTTGACGGACGGTGTGCTTCGGCGGCAGCTAATGCCGGAGCCGTGGTCTTGGCTCTGGGTAGCAGGGCGTGGAAGAAGAGGTCGAGGGTTGGGGTAAAGTTGGGGGCTTCCAGGCAGGAAATGTCGTCGAGACCGATGTCGGTGCCGATGGAAGCCATTACGGTAGTGGAAGAGCTGGATCAGATCCTCGAGCAAGCCCATGAGCTCTCTCAGGTCATTATCGTCGACTGGTTAGTGGAATATATTTCTCTTGACCTCTCACAAGGAAGAGGACTCGAATTAACTTCTTATGTCGCGGAAAAAAATTGAGCTGATTTCTGAATCCGCACACTTGCAGCAGTGAAATCTGATGGTTGTTTTTGGTCAGGATGGCGACTTGGTGCAGGAAATGCATCTACTTGAAGCCCAAGCTTGAGAAGCTTGCTGCAGAATACGACCCAAGGTGAGTTAGGGCATCCAACTCTACATTCACAATTAGTTGATCTGGCCGTGTGTAAATTGGGAATTTTGTGTATACCCAGAGTCAGATTTTATTTGGTGGATGTCAACAAAGTCTCTCAGGAATTGGT of the Musa acuminata AAA Group cultivar baxijiao chromosome BXJ2-10, Cavendish_Baxijiao_AAA, whole genome shotgun sequence genome contains:
- the LOC135625514 gene encoding thioredoxin-like 3-1, chloroplastic isoform X2, encoding MSSLRMATWCRKCIYLKPKLEKLAAEYDPRVRFYLVDVNKVSQELVKRGNITKMPTIQLWKDKEWKDEVVGGHKAWQIIDEVREMIQKHI
- the LOC135625514 gene encoding thioredoxin-like 3-1, chloroplastic isoform X1, which translates into the protein MAVLAPNCCVFGSRGLDGRCASAAANAGAVVLALGSRAWKKRSRVGVKLGASRQEMSSRPMSVPMEAITVVEELDQILEQAHELSQVIIVDWMATWCRKCIYLKPKLEKLAAEYDPRVRFYLVDVNKVSQELVKRGNITKMPTIQLWKDKEWKDEVVGGHKAWQIIDEVREMIQKHI